The segment AGGTGATAAGGAGGCCTCAAAAACttagaactaaaaaaaatataaataccaGTGGAACATTGCTTGGCAATGGCATAAATAAGAAAGGACTGTTTTTTATAATggcaataaatattttaattgattattaaGAAAGGTattaatatgtttaatatgacATTTCTTTAACAAAGGAGTATTGCACAAGTTAAAAAGTAATAttctttctttcccatacatgccctttgCCTGACGTACGGAATGCAGttcctctatttaccgcagttgcctctatcGGCAACTGCTATAGTGTGATTCAGGTCATATTCTCTGGCTGTGTGCATGGGTAACTTTCTTACCttagaagacattacgcctctaaacaaaagagctgTGCAATGGAAGTGGCAGatgctcttcctcttcctcttctcccatgtgCGTGCACAAAACTGGTGTAATTTCAACaggtcaccagagggggcaggcTTGTGCAAAAACTGTGGAACTTGCTCAGTGCAcctataaaatataaatgagaACAGATTTCCCCCCGattaatgctgttttatttttttctcttttgagaaaaataagtaaataaaagaaaccTTTATTAGCCACCACTGGGGTGCAGTTGAttgcactgttgccttgtagcaagaaggtcctaggGTGAAACCTCAGCCTAGGTTCTTTCTGCACAGAGTTTGCATgtcctccctgtgcatgcgtgggttctcacCGGGTTCtccggcttcctctcacagtccagaaacatgaccgTTAGGTTAACCATACTCTCTAAattatagataatggatggatggaaaacctTTATtacaatgttgttgtttattcTAAAATGTATCATTTATCATCATATCTTTACCAGACTACTGCCATGTCTGGCTACATATAGTGTCAACGTTATAATCACTGGTGGAAAGAGAAGATAATGTAACGTAATGTAATAGAAAGACAGGAATTCCTGTCAGCAGCAGGATCGTCCTCTTCAAAAGCCATTATCCtgttaaacaaaagaaataaaacgctGAAATCAGACCTGCGTAAACTTTACACTTACAAAGAAACTGAGCTGTTAGTGAGGATAATCTCTGTTGTTGCCCATTTTTGGAAATCAAATAGAACATTAGAACTTTGTGTGGTCTAAACATTTAAAACGCATTCGCATTGTCTTGGACCTGACGTTAAGACGTGTGTTCTTCTGCTTTTTCTCCCCACAGTAGCACGAGAGTATCAGCTCGCCGTGATCGTCGTCCCTGCGGTGTTGCTCTCGCTCACCCTGATCGTCTTGgcgttgatttttattttgctgtgctGTAATCAGCGGACACGAGTCAGAACCCCCAAACAATACCAGTCCCCCCAGCACACCACAaaccacagaaacacacaccaAAGCCAGCACCACAACCACCATCACAACCGCCACCCCAACCACCACAGGCACCATCTCCAAGGCATAGATGGTAAGCAAATAAACcaactgatttgatttgatttgtgaaATAATTCCTTCTGACAACACAAACAGATGCtatattctgcatttttttttttcctgtcaaaaGCGCCCCCAGGAATTAACCCTCTGGAGCATGAAGAGGTGCCGATGAGAGTTCAAAACACACATCACAACGTGAAGCCAACTCTGGCTGCAACAAGACATGCATCCCCTGAAAGGCATAGGGCAGCAGCACAACATACGGATAGAGACAGGCATGGGGCTGCAACAAGACATGCATCCCCTGAAAGGCATAGGGCAGCAGCACAACATACGGATAGAGACAGGCATGGGGCTGCAACAAGACATGCATCCCCAGAGAGGCGTCGGGCTGCAGAGAGACGTGGCTCTCCAGAGAGGCATGGGACTGTAGCGCCGCAGACATCCACAGAGAGGTCTTTTGGAAACTTAAGCAACGTCACTGCATTGACGCCCTCTCTCTCCGTGAAACCTAACGACACAATAGGCCTCTACAGAGCCCGCATGGACAACAGGGACGTCATCCTGAGGACACTGAAAGGTAAGCATGGCTGTTCCAGGTGGACATACTGACAGCAAACTGTGCATTTCTGATAAAAATAGTAACTGTAATGTCTCTAAAAAAGAAATTTGGACAATCAGACATCAATTTTAACTTACTTATAAATAAAACCCCCAGGTTGAAAtgtataccttttttttaatcggtTCTCTTGTCCACCATTTTTCTACAGAAAATGCGAGCAACGATGAGAAACAGCACTTTTTGGGATTTGCGTCCTTCCTGGGAGGACTGGGCCCCCACCCTTTTATTCCTGCCCTGCTGGGTGTGGTGTCAGTACGGTCGCCTTTGGTAATCgtgatggaggagctgaggcACAGAGACCTGCTGGGCTTCCTGTGGAAGTGCAGAGAGGTAGAGTACCGTAGTTCTTCTCGGACAGAATAATAACATTGCCACCTTGGGTTCACACCGATGTTTAAACTGTGCTCGGCTTGAGAAGGCGCAATACCATCTGTGAATAAATCagccattttcatttgtttaaaaaacccCACATTGAACAattgaaaaacacaaatcaaTAGTTTTCTCACATCGTGGTGCTTATGGTGcacatactgtacatacatacataagcaccactatatatatatatatatatatatatatatatatatatatatatatatatatatatatatatatatatatatatatatatatatacgcacacatactgtacatacatatacatacatatatgccCCTTTAAGGCCATAACGGCTTCAACTGTCCACAAGTTTTTAAAACCCTCTGATGCATCAATTATGAATCCCTgaaatttttttatatgtgtttttactcttcttagggcatgaaaaaaaacaaataagaactttttttttttaaattgaatttttcCAGGAAGTTACAGAAATGTCCACTACATTGGACTACATGCGCCTGAGCATGTAGCActcaacacaaaacattatgaattttattgtaaaaaaaaaaagaacagtctTGTATTCTGttgtaaataaagaaacaattgcttcattttatgctttgaaaaaatttcaacatattttgtttaaattttaacaCTATATAGGCACAATGTTTAGAACTGAATAAGAAAACCAATCACAGTCATAGCCAACAATCTTTAACCTGAATGTGAAAAACATCACTGTGGCTTTTCACAGTTCTATAAGAACGTAGGACAGTATAACCAAGTGCTTTTATTTGCATGTTGGAAGAAAACATGAACTGTCATTTTAGTCTCTGCATCTCCTAACACTTTGATGGTCACACTCCTAAGATGTATGAATGTTACCAAAGCACCCAGGGCAGAGTGGCACACAGCATTGCATGCAGATGTATTTGGTCTTCTATGTGCATGCAGCATCGTGGCCTCtgtttgcctcagccatggaaACCAATTGCATGAAGCTGTCAACACACTGACCTTGAACTAATCTGAAGGTCACATAGACGGTGTGAGCTATGATCTGCCTTTTCTCAAAACAATTTCCTTTAGAAAACTCTTTGCATTGTTTGCATGATTAGACTTAGATTTTGGCTGTGGTGACCAAAAACAGTTCTTTAAACTTTACTGAATAACCAgttcatttataaagcactttaaaaacaactgcTGGCCAAGGTGatgaaaaaaagactaaaagaaatgaataaaatgatACAATCtagaacaaataaaataattaaataaaagtttgacATAAGTTGAAAAAGCAACATGGAAACTCATCATATaccagataaaaataaaaatgactaacTTATATTGGGTCAAAAgccaaaaaaagtgaatttggGGCCCATATCCAGTTAAGCCCAAGATTTGCTACAGAACCATTGGCTCTCTGGTTATATTGTTTATACttgatatataatttttttctgtgttcaaCATTCAGCAGTAGAAACTCAcctttttacaaatgtttgacGTAATGGTTTCCCTGCTCAGAGATGAGCAGCAGATGTGAATTATGTTTAAATCATAAATTAGTTTTAACTTTCAAACTATAAAGGTGTTCCTTGGTATAATACAACTGCCACATTTTTCAACACGCCCTGCATAAGTTACATTTTCTGGGCTAACCAGAAAAGCAGGGCCATAAGGAGAAATGAAATTTGCTTAAACCTCAAAACATCCAGGAGATCTTACCTGAAAGTGCTTTGACTTGGTACAAATGGATTCTTATTGCACCCTTTTTCGTTCACTGAAGGGAAATACAAGCCATGAAATGACAGAAAAGAGGATCTTCACCATGGCAGGACAAGTTGCCTCTGCTCTGGTAAGTTGCACCGCTGTATTTCTGCTTTATTTGGTTCACTTCTGCATAGCCTCCTCATTTCTGAATTTCACCACTGCTCTGCCACTTTTTTACTCATATCTGAGTTTACCTTGTCCTCTTTCTCACCTCCTAGGATTACCTCCACAATCAGGGCTCTGTGCACGGGAACATAGGAGCTCGCAGTATTCTGGTCGGTGCCGACATGACGGCCAAACTGTGGGGCTTGAGCTCAGCTTATCACAGAACGCGGGCCAACTCCGCGGGGCTGGCGGACGACGTGGAGCTGAAGAAGTGGCAGGCGCCCGAACTTCTGGCTAGGAGGACGGCCAGTAATAAAAGTGACGTGTAAGTCTTCAAGTTCTCTGTAACAAACATAATGAAATCACGTTAGTTAATAATTACTattgacatttttctttctcaaGAATGATTCTGGGTGTTGTACATCAGGATGTTAAGTTACTTATATGTTGGACTGACATATTTGCtgcataaaatgttttcattgcaCATCTGGATTTTGTAAATGCTGCAGTTTAGCCTGGTACTCACAATATTTCAGTTGAGTTACCTAATGTTATCTCACACTTATTTTGACAGATGGTCCTTTGGTATCCTCCTTTATGAAATGGTTACATTGGGTGAGTACTCTACACACACTAGTGAGCAAAACTGTTGATTATCAAAAATCTTATTGACTCCAAATTAAATAGCTTTTTGTTCCCTCTATGTAATAGATATTGTTTCTCAGTCTGCCGTCCATTCCTCTTTCTTATGTCACATAGCAAATCATATAAAGTTTACATTTGAACAACGTTGAACAAATCACTTTGGAAgcaaaattctttttttctgcaaagaaaTGGTTATTGTCAAAGTGAAAccagctaaaaacaaaaaaagaaacggcCCAAGATGAGGAAAAAAGTAGTAATAAGTCTAAAAAAAGCCAATGAAACTCAAAAACACAGACTGCAGGTGTCCATCTACGGTTAGCTGAAAACAGACCAGAACTTGGTGCTTCTAATGGCAAATTTacacaaaaactgaaacaatatAGAGATGTTTCAAagcgaagaaaaaaaattattaaaatcttATCTGTATGcaaaaagatcaggggtctcatttataaaacgtTGTATGGAATCCATATTAAAAGTGTACatacggcaaaaaaaaaagaaaggaaaatggcGTGCCTTAGAAAAgtattcagatttataaaaccatgcgcaCGCACACTGGTACGTATTTTTCCTTTGTAGAGCAAAGCTGCACCTGAACATTTGCGTACCTGGTTCCGCCTCATGTTTAGCTCTcaacacgcccagattcaaccacaaatggtcaatgcaaagcacctcatgaatgctaaaatgtattaaaatgggTCAGggggtcagttttttttattgtggttaaATGGCaatcatggagaaaaaaaaccctaacaaactgtgggggaaaaaaaaaatcacagaggagtttattaaatgtgtaaacaaTAAGGAAAACGACCCACTTCACCATCATCAGTACTCCCTTAAAACAAAATACTACATGATTTCTTAACTCTATCCCTCTTTCCCTTTAGga is part of the Fundulus heteroclitus isolate FHET01 chromosome 13, MU-UCD_Fhet_4.1, whole genome shotgun sequence genome and harbors:
- the styk1a gene encoding tyrosine-protein kinase STYK1, producing MTSNYTDISPCQPDDRLCIAREYQLAVIVVPAVLLSLTLIVLALIFILLCCNQRTRVRTPKQYQSPQHTTNHRNTHQSQHHNHHHNRHPNHHRHHLQGIDAPPGINPLEHEEVPMRVQNTHHNVKPTLAATRHASPERHRAAAQHTDRDRHGAATRHASPERHRAAAQHTDRDRHGAATRHASPERRRAAERRGSPERHGTVAPQTSTERSFGNLSNVTALTPSLSVKPNDTIGLYRARMDNRDVILRTLKENASNDEKQHFLGFASFLGGLGPHPFIPALLGVVSVRSPLVIVMEELRHRDLLGFLWKCREGNTSHEMTEKRIFTMAGQVASALDYLHNQGSVHGNIGARSILVGADMTAKLWGLSSAYHRTRANSAGLADDVELKKWQAPELLARRTASNKSDVWSFGILLYEMVTLGDPPFAQILSTELLQYLQRGKTVKRPTNCSTILYSIMKSCCQWTPQGRPSVPELIRLLRAGETSANGSTVLTVPEPLNLEKYMREAGYGEAFNYAVL